The following proteins come from a genomic window of Nostoc sp. TCL26-01:
- a CDS encoding DUF4090 family protein, whose protein sequence is MTTETNQVNSSTTGADAIDEAIAKGIDFDGTPIPTAKLELYTKVMALEANRQRSGVSNTMRSRIVRIGAKHIPQPELDTLLAEAGFAPLKEKEIAFFYGGK, encoded by the coding sequence ATGACTACTGAGACTAACCAGGTAAATTCTTCAACCACCGGTGCTGATGCTATTGATGAAGCGATCGCCAAAGGAATCGACTTTGATGGCACTCCCATTCCCACCGCCAAGCTAGAACTGTATACCAAAGTCATGGCACTGGAAGCAAATAGACAGCGTAGTGGTGTATCAAATACTATGCGATCGCGCATCGTCCGCATTGGTGCAAAACACATCCCCCAACCAGAACTTGACACATTATTAGCAGAAGCTGGTTTCGCACCTTTGAAAGAAAAAGAAATTGCCTTTTTCTACGGCGGCAAGTAA
- a CDS encoding ribonuclease J, whose translation MTKNYTDSTLKIIPLGGLHEIGKNTCVFEYDDEIILLDAGLAFPTEAMHGVNIVLPDMTYLRENRHKIKGMIVTHGHEDHIGGIAFHLKQFEIPVIHGPRLAMAMLEGKLEEAGVRDRTELRTVLPRDVVRIGKSFFVEYIRNTHSIADSFTVAIHTPLGVVIHTGDFKFDHTPVDGERFDLQRLAEHGEKGVLCLLSDSTNSEVPGFTPSEASVLPNLDRVFGQATGRLFVTTFASSVHRINMILQLAKKHNRVVTVVGRSMLNLIAHARNLGYIKCEDNLLQPLHTVRSLPNENVLVLTTGSQGETMAAMTRIANQEHPHIKIREGDTVVFSANPIPGNTIAVVNTIDKLMQQGAKVVYGREQGIHVSGHGCQEDQKLMIALTRPKFFVPVHGEHRMLVKHSETAKKMGVPAENMVIIQNGDVIELTEDSIRVATKVPSGIELVDTTSSGMVSAKVLQERQRMAEEGIVTIAAALDWQGKLLAKPEIHLRGVVTSVERSLLQNWVKQRIEEILSLRWSEFATSEGEQPEIDWGGLQGTLERELQRSIRKELQCQPSVTLLMQTPDEPPVKVADGRRRRPRTTAQVAS comes from the coding sequence ATGACTAAAAACTACACTGATTCCACCCTGAAAATTATTCCCTTGGGTGGGCTACATGAAATTGGTAAAAACACCTGTGTTTTTGAATATGATGATGAAATTATCTTATTAGATGCAGGATTGGCTTTTCCCACAGAGGCGATGCACGGAGTCAATATCGTCCTACCAGATATGACCTATCTCCGGGAAAATCGCCACAAAATTAAAGGTATGATTGTCACCCACGGGCATGAAGACCATATCGGCGGGATTGCTTTTCACCTCAAACAATTTGAAATTCCCGTAATTCATGGGCCAAGGCTAGCAATGGCCATGCTAGAGGGTAAACTAGAAGAAGCCGGAGTCCGCGATCGCACAGAGTTAAGAACAGTCCTACCTCGTGATGTCGTCCGCATTGGGAAATCATTCTTTGTAGAATACATCCGCAATACCCACTCCATCGCCGATAGTTTCACCGTCGCCATTCACACACCCTTGGGTGTCGTCATTCATACCGGGGACTTTAAATTCGACCATACCCCCGTCGATGGTGAAAGATTTGACCTGCAACGCCTAGCCGAACACGGTGAAAAAGGTGTACTGTGTCTGTTAAGTGATTCCACTAACTCTGAAGTACCAGGATTTACTCCCTCGGAAGCCTCAGTTTTACCCAACCTTGACCGAGTATTTGGTCAAGCCACTGGCCGACTATTTGTCACCACCTTCGCCTCTAGCGTCCATCGCATCAACATGATTTTGCAACTAGCGAAAAAGCACAATCGTGTAGTCACAGTTGTCGGACGTTCGATGCTGAATTTGATTGCCCATGCGCGCAATCTTGGCTATATCAAATGTGAAGATAATCTGCTGCAACCCTTGCACACAGTCCGCAGTCTGCCTAATGAAAATGTCCTAGTTCTCACCACCGGTTCTCAAGGCGAGACAATGGCAGCCATGACCCGAATTGCTAATCAAGAACACCCCCACATTAAAATTCGGGAAGGCGACACAGTGGTTTTCTCCGCTAACCCCATTCCCGGCAACACAATTGCTGTCGTCAACACCATCGACAAATTGATGCAGCAAGGTGCAAAAGTCGTCTACGGAAGAGAGCAAGGTATCCACGTTTCTGGACATGGCTGTCAAGAAGACCAAAAATTGATGATTGCCTTAACTCGTCCCAAGTTCTTTGTCCCTGTCCACGGTGAACATCGGATGTTGGTGAAACACTCAGAAACAGCCAAAAAAATGGGTGTACCCGCCGAGAATATGGTAATTATTCAGAATGGCGATGTGATAGAATTGACAGAAGACTCGATTAGAGTGGCTACTAAAGTGCCATCAGGGATTGAACTGGTAGATACAACCAGTTCCGGCATGGTGAGTGCTAAAGTCCTGCAAGAACGGCAACGCATGGCAGAAGAAGGAATTGTGACTATTGCTGCTGCCTTAGATTGGCAAGGTAAATTACTTGCTAAACCAGAAATTCACCTGCGGGGTGTGGTGACTAGTGTAGAGCGATCGCTCTTGCAAAATTGGGTCAAACAGCGCATTGAGGAAATTCTCAGCCTCCGTTGGTCAGAATTTGCCACTTCCGAAGGTGAACAGCCAGAAATAGATTGGGGTGGCTTGCAAGGCACATTAGAGCGAGAATTGCAACGCTCCATCCGTAAAGAATTACAATGTCAGCCATCTGTAACTTTGTTGATGCAAACCCCCGATGAGCCACCTGTGAAAGTTGCCGATGGCAGAAGACGGCGGCCTAGAACCACTGCTCAAGTAGCATCCTAA
- a CDS encoding acyl-CoA desaturase: protein MTIATSTKPQINWVNTLFFAGLHIGALFAFVPGNSSWAAVGVALLLYWVTGGLGITLGFHRLVTHRSFQTPKWLEYFLVLCGTLACQGGPIEWVGTHRIHHLHSDTEPDPHDSNKGFWWSHIGWLIYKCPAHADIPRFTKDIAEDPVYQFLQKYFIFIQIALGVLLLYLGGWSFVVWGIFVRIVWVYHCTWLVNSATHKFGYRSYESGDKSTNCWWVAVLVFGEGWHNNHHAFQYSARHGLEWWEIDMTWMTIQLLQVLGLANNIKLADKRQ from the coding sequence ATGACAATTGCTACTTCAACTAAACCTCAAATCAATTGGGTAAACACCCTATTTTTCGCAGGTCTACACATCGGCGCTCTCTTTGCCTTTGTTCCTGGCAACTCTAGCTGGGCGGCGGTTGGTGTGGCTTTATTGCTTTACTGGGTAACAGGTGGTTTGGGTATTACCCTGGGCTTTCACCGCCTTGTCACCCACCGCAGTTTCCAAACTCCCAAATGGTTAGAGTATTTCCTCGTACTTTGTGGGACTCTAGCCTGTCAAGGAGGGCCAATTGAGTGGGTCGGGACACATCGCATTCATCATTTACATTCTGATACTGAACCCGATCCCCACGATTCCAACAAAGGTTTCTGGTGGAGTCATATTGGTTGGCTGATTTATAAATGTCCTGCTCACGCTGATATTCCTCGTTTCACCAAAGATATTGCCGAAGACCCAGTCTATCAGTTTTTACAAAAATATTTCATTTTCATCCAGATTGCTCTGGGTGTATTGCTGTTATACCTGGGCGGTTGGTCTTTTGTGGTGTGGGGAATTTTTGTCCGCATTGTCTGGGTTTACCACTGCACTTGGTTAGTGAACAGTGCTACCCACAAATTCGGCTATCGTAGCTATGAGTCTGGTGATAAATCCACTAACTGCTGGTGGGTGGCTGTACTTGTATTTGGCGAAGGCTGGCACAATAACCACCATGCTTTTCAATATTCGGCTCGTCACGGGTTGGAATGGTGGGAAATTGATATGACTTGGATGACTATCCAGTTGTTACAGGTACTTGGTCTAGCAAATAACATCAAACTTGCAGACAAAAGGCAGTAA
- a CDS encoding methionine gamma-lyase family protein, producing the protein MNSLEQLRQAEQALLEIFSGIDAQVKHNLKKVLEAFRNQRVGAHHFAGVSGYGHDDLGRETLDKVFAEVMGAEAAAVRVQFVSGTHAIACALFGVLRPGDEMLAVVGSPYDTLEEVIGLRGQGQGSLIEFGIKYRQLELTSQGTIDWQALSTNVTDNTRLVLIQRSCGYSWRPSLSIADIEKIVHLVKQQNPHTVCFVDNCYGEFIETQEPTHVGADLMAGSLIKNPGGTIVTAGGYVAGRAELVEAAACRLTAPGIGSYGGATFDQNRLLFQGLFLSPQMVGEAMKGTYLTGYVFDKLGYPVNPAPLAPRGDVIQAIKLGSADKLIAFCKAVQQNSPVGSYLDPVPDAMPGYESQVVMAGGTFIEGSTLEFSADGPLREPYVVYCQGGTHWTHVAIALEAAIASVGRN; encoded by the coding sequence ATGAACAGCTTGGAACAGCTGCGGCAAGCAGAACAGGCACTGTTAGAGATTTTTTCTGGAATTGACGCTCAGGTCAAGCATAATCTGAAAAAAGTGCTAGAAGCCTTTCGTAATCAACGTGTGGGAGCGCACCACTTTGCAGGTGTGAGTGGCTATGGTCACGATGATTTAGGTCGAGAAACTTTAGACAAAGTTTTTGCCGAAGTTATGGGTGCTGAAGCTGCGGCGGTGCGAGTGCAGTTTGTTTCGGGAACTCACGCGATCGCTTGCGCCCTATTTGGTGTACTTCGTCCCGGAGATGAAATGTTAGCAGTGGTCGGTTCTCCCTACGATACGCTTGAAGAAGTTATTGGTTTGCGGGGTCAAGGTCAAGGCTCCCTTATTGAGTTTGGCATAAAATACCGCCAATTGGAGCTAACTTCTCAAGGAACTATCGATTGGCAAGCTTTAAGTACTAACGTTACTGATAACACTCGTTTAGTGTTAATCCAGCGCTCTTGTGGTTATTCCTGGCGACCTAGCTTGTCAATTGCCGATATTGAAAAAATTGTTCACCTAGTCAAACAGCAAAATCCTCACACCGTTTGCTTTGTCGATAACTGTTACGGTGAATTCATCGAAACCCAAGAACCAACCCACGTTGGTGCTGATTTAATGGCTGGTTCCTTGATTAAAAATCCTGGTGGTACGATTGTCACGGCTGGTGGTTATGTGGCTGGACGAGCTGAATTAGTGGAAGCAGCCGCTTGCCGCCTGACTGCACCGGGTATTGGTAGTTATGGTGGTGCTACTTTTGACCAAAATCGTCTCTTGTTCCAAGGTTTATTTTTATCGCCGCAAATGGTAGGTGAGGCAATGAAGGGAACTTACTTGACTGGTTATGTATTTGACAAACTAGGTTATCCCGTCAATCCCGCGCCCCTTGCTCCTCGTGGCGATGTGATCCAAGCTATTAAACTCGGTTCTGCTGACAAGCTGATTGCCTTCTGTAAAGCCGTACAACAGAATTCTCCTGTGGGTTCTTACCTAGACCCCGTTCCTGATGCTATGCCAGGGTATGAGAGCCAAGTGGTTATGGCTGGGGGGACGTTTATTGAGGGGAGTACTCTGGAATTTTCTGCCGATGGCCCCTTGCGTGAGCCTTATGTAGTTTATTGCCAAGGGGGGACTCATTGGACTCATGTTGCCATAGCTTTGGAGGCAGCGATCGCATCTGTGGGTAGAAATTGA
- a CDS encoding fatty acid desaturase, whose product MTTSIIKTQEINNQLSNSELKLKDIIKTLPKECFQQNRRKAWTQVILNVVMVGLGYYSLAIAPWFLLPIAWIFTGTALTGFFVIAHDCGHRSFAKRRWVNDLVGHIFLLPLIYPFHSWRIKHNHHHKHTNKLDEDNAWHPIRPEVFTSWDKTYQSAFELFMRKRLWWVGSIGHWAAVHFDWRNFKTKDQADVKLSVVVVLIFAAIAFPLLIATTGIWGVVKFWLMPWLVYHFWMSTFTIVHHTAADVPFAEADKWNEAIAQLSGTIHCDYPRWIEFLCHDISVHVPHHLSTAIPSYNLRLAYSSIKENWSPYLHDECRFSWSLMKQITDQCHLYLTDVGYQTFDEYYAKR is encoded by the coding sequence ATGACTACATCAATAATCAAAACTCAGGAAATAAATAATCAGCTTAGTAATTCCGAACTAAAGCTCAAAGATATTATCAAAACTTTGCCAAAGGAATGTTTTCAGCAGAATCGCCGCAAAGCTTGGACACAAGTGATCCTCAATGTTGTGATGGTAGGATTAGGCTACTATAGCTTGGCGATCGCTCCTTGGTTTCTCTTACCTATCGCCTGGATTTTTACAGGTACGGCCTTAACAGGTTTTTTTGTGATTGCTCATGATTGCGGTCATCGTTCATTTGCTAAACGTCGTTGGGTAAATGATTTGGTGGGGCATATATTTTTGCTGCCTTTAATATACCCTTTTCATAGTTGGCGGATTAAACATAATCACCATCACAAGCACACTAATAAGTTAGATGAGGATAATGCTTGGCATCCCATCAGACCAGAAGTATTTACTAGCTGGGATAAAACTTACCAGTCTGCTTTTGAATTGTTCATGCGTAAACGTCTGTGGTGGGTAGGTTCTATTGGACATTGGGCGGCGGTGCATTTTGATTGGCGGAACTTCAAAACTAAAGACCAAGCTGATGTGAAGCTATCTGTGGTTGTAGTATTAATATTTGCAGCGATCGCTTTTCCACTTTTAATTGCGACAACTGGTATTTGGGGTGTTGTCAAATTTTGGCTGATGCCTTGGCTGGTGTACCATTTCTGGATGAGTACTTTCACAATTGTTCACCACACAGCCGCAGATGTTCCTTTTGCCGAAGCAGACAAATGGAATGAAGCGATCGCCCAATTATCTGGTACTATCCATTGCGATTACCCACGTTGGATAGAATTCCTCTGCCACGATATTAGTGTCCACGTTCCCCATCACCTCTCAACGGCGATTCCTTCTTATAATTTGCGTCTAGCCTACAGTAGTATCAAGGAAAATTGGTCACCCTATCTTCATGATGAGTGTCGCTTTTCTTGGTCTTTGATGAAGCAAATTACAGATCAGTGTCATTTGTATCTAACTGATGTTGGTTATCAGACTTTTGACGAATACTATGCAAAACGATGA
- the clpP gene encoding ATP-dependent Clp endopeptidase proteolytic subunit ClpP yields MLVSQSANYPISSISQFGMSSHLNGISNIVPMVVEQSGMGERAFDIYSRLLRERIIFLGTPVDDAVANTIVAQLLFLDAEDSEKDIQLYINSPGGSVYAGMAIYDTMQQIRPDVVTICFGLAASMGAFLLTAGTPGKRMSLPDSRIMIHQPLGGAQGQAIDIEIQAREILYIKAQLNQLLANHTGQPLERIEADTDRDFFMSAEEAKNYGLIDQVISRQNLPTAGENVTIVK; encoded by the coding sequence ATGCTTGTATCCCAGTCGGCAAATTACCCCATCAGCAGCATCAGTCAGTTTGGTATGTCTTCCCATCTCAACGGCATCAGCAACATCGTGCCGATGGTTGTAGAACAATCGGGAATGGGAGAAAGGGCTTTCGACATCTACTCCCGCCTGCTACGGGAGAGAATCATCTTTTTAGGAACTCCCGTAGATGATGCTGTCGCCAACACGATTGTGGCTCAGTTGTTGTTTCTGGATGCGGAAGACTCAGAAAAAGACATCCAACTGTATATCAACTCCCCTGGTGGTTCTGTCTACGCAGGTATGGCAATCTATGATACAATGCAGCAGATTCGTCCCGATGTTGTTACCATATGTTTTGGATTGGCAGCTAGCATGGGGGCATTCTTATTAACTGCTGGAACTCCAGGTAAACGTATGTCTCTGCCTGACTCCCGAATTATGATTCACCAACCCCTGGGTGGCGCACAAGGTCAAGCTATTGACATAGAAATCCAAGCGAGGGAAATTCTTTACATTAAGGCTCAGTTGAATCAGTTATTAGCAAATCACACTGGTCAACCCTTAGAAAGAATTGAAGCAGATACTGACCGCGACTTCTTTATGTCGGCAGAAGAGGCAAAAAATTACGGTTTAATCGATCAAGTCATCTCCAGACAAAATCTTCCCACAGCAGGGGAAAACGTCACCATCGTGAAATAA
- the dapA gene encoding 4-hydroxy-tetrahydrodipicolinate synthase: MGDFGRVLTAMITPFKQDGSVNYGVAAELAAHLADNGTDTLVICGTTGESPTLSWDEEYQLFVEVLQAVAGKAKVIAGCGSNSTKEAIAATQKAAKIGVHGTLQVVPYYNKPPQSGLYQHFQAIAQACPELPLLLYNVPGRTGQNLSPETVVRLAEIDNIVGIKEASGNLDQGSEIRRLTPQEFQIYAGDDSLTLPLLAIGAKGVVSVASHLVGNQLQQMIQAFNAGQVTVASDIHLRLFPLFKALFLTTNPIPIKQALKLQGWEVGSTRLPLTEADTEVSQKLAAVLQKLNLI, encoded by the coding sequence GTGGGAGATTTCGGCAGAGTTTTAACCGCTATGATTACGCCGTTTAAACAAGACGGTAGCGTCAATTATGGTGTAGCGGCAGAACTAGCAGCACATCTAGCAGACAACGGTACAGATACATTAGTAATTTGCGGAACAACTGGTGAATCACCTACCCTGAGTTGGGATGAAGAATACCAGTTGTTTGTGGAAGTTTTGCAAGCAGTTGCAGGCAAAGCTAAGGTGATAGCAGGATGTGGTTCTAATTCCACCAAAGAAGCGATCGCTGCCACACAAAAAGCAGCTAAAATAGGCGTACATGGTACTTTACAAGTAGTACCTTACTACAACAAACCGCCTCAATCTGGTCTCTACCAGCACTTTCAGGCAATAGCTCAAGCCTGTCCCGAACTGCCGTTATTGTTGTACAACGTTCCTGGACGTACTGGTCAAAATCTCAGTCCAGAGACAGTTGTTAGGTTAGCCGAAATCGACAATATTGTGGGTATCAAAGAAGCAAGTGGCAATCTTGACCAAGGGAGTGAAATCCGCCGCTTGACACCGCAAGAGTTCCAGATTTACGCTGGAGATGATTCTTTAACCCTACCCTTGTTAGCGATTGGGGCCAAAGGAGTAGTTAGCGTCGCTTCCCATCTGGTAGGAAACCAACTACAGCAGATGATTCAAGCTTTTAATGCCGGGCAAGTGACAGTCGCTAGTGACATTCATCTTCGACTCTTCCCCTTGTTTAAAGCTTTATTTCTCACGACAAATCCTATTCCCATTAAACAAGCACTCAAACTTCAAGGTTGGGAAGTGGGTTCTACTCGTTTGCCATTAACTGAAGCTGACACAGAAGTCAGTCAAAAATTAGCGGCAGTACTACAAAAACTCAATTTAATTTAA
- a CDS encoding acyl-CoA desaturase — protein sequence MIQTQATRVTFTKNYGFRKELNKRVDAYFKSQNIGTRDNPAMYLKTLMIFAWVISAWTFVVFGPPEMWLKAIGCVFLGCGIAAVGFSVGHDANHGGYSSRAWVNSALGLTYDVIGVSSYLWRYRHNFLHHTFTNILGHDVEIHGDDIVRMTPYVGYKPHHSFQHIFISFLYAVVPMYWAISDIKTMMFKRRYHNHPIPTPKALDIFTLFAGKLIWLSIFIGIPIAVGYTPVQAIAGFLITYMTYGVLICNIFMLAHVMEGVEFIEPDPDSLQVEDEWAISQIRTTIDFAPRNHFLNWYLGGLNYQVVHHLFPQVCHIHYPKIAPILAEVCEEFGVKYSVYPTFRDAITANYSWLKRMGTPVEQN from the coding sequence ATGATCCAAACACAAGCCACAAGAGTAACTTTTACTAAAAACTATGGTTTTAGAAAAGAACTAAATAAAAGAGTTGATGCCTATTTTAAGTCGCAGAACATTGGTACTAGAGATAATCCAGCAATGTATCTCAAGACATTAATGATTTTTGCTTGGGTGATTTCTGCTTGGACTTTTGTTGTGTTCGGCCCACCAGAAATGTGGCTTAAAGCAATTGGTTGTGTCTTTCTAGGATGCGGTATTGCTGCGGTAGGGTTTAGCGTCGGACATGATGCAAATCATGGTGGTTATTCTAGTCGAGCGTGGGTAAACAGCGCACTAGGATTAACCTACGATGTAATTGGTGTGTCTAGCTATCTGTGGAGATATCGCCATAATTTTCTACACCATACTTTCACCAATATCTTGGGACATGATGTAGAAATACACGGTGATGACATAGTGCGGATGACTCCTTACGTAGGATATAAACCCCATCACTCATTTCAACACATCTTTATTTCCTTTCTCTACGCAGTAGTGCCAATGTATTGGGCTATTTCTGATATCAAAACCATGATGTTTAAGCGGAGATATCACAACCATCCCATCCCCACACCCAAAGCATTAGATATATTCACCCTCTTTGCTGGTAAGCTAATCTGGCTAAGTATTTTTATCGGTATACCCATCGCAGTTGGCTACACACCAGTACAAGCGATCGCAGGCTTCCTCATTACCTACATGACTTATGGCGTACTGATTTGCAACATCTTTATGTTGGCTCATGTGATGGAAGGTGTAGAATTTATTGAACCAGATCCTGATTCTTTACAAGTTGAGGATGAATGGGCAATATCCCAAATCAGAACAACTATTGATTTTGCTCCCAGAAATCACTTCCTCAATTGGTATTTAGGCGGACTTAACTATCAAGTTGTGCATCATTTATTCCCTCAAGTTTGCCACATTCATTACCCCAAAATTGCCCCCATTTTAGCCGAAGTTTGTGAAGAGTTTGGTGTTAAATACAGCGTTTACCCAACCTTTAGAGATGCCATCACCGCTAACTATAGCTGGCTAAAACGCATGGGAACTCCAGTTGAACAAAACTAG
- a CDS encoding aspartate-semialdehyde dehydrogenase translates to MSNSYRVAILGATGAVGTELLELLESRNFPIADLKLLASAKSVGRSLPFKGENLVVEAVSDRALENIDIVLASAGGSTSKAWAATAVAKGAVVIDNSSAFRMQADVPLIVPEVNPEAAANHKGIIANPNCTTILLTLAVWPLHQVKPVQRIVAATYQSASGAGAKAMAEVKTQTSAILEGQLPVAEVLPYPLAFNLFPHNSPLHESGYCEEELKMVNETRKIFGTEQIRITATCVRVPVLRAHSEAINLEFAEPFPAQAAREILSNAPGVKLLEDWEKNYFPMPMEASGRDEVLVGRIRQDISHPCGLELWLCGDQIRKGAALNAVQIAELLVEKNLLQPAKAYVA, encoded by the coding sequence TTGTCTAATTCTTATCGAGTAGCTATATTGGGAGCAACTGGTGCTGTCGGTACAGAGTTGCTGGAATTGCTGGAGAGCCGGAATTTTCCCATAGCGGATTTAAAGTTATTGGCATCAGCAAAAAGTGTAGGGCGATCGCTACCCTTTAAAGGCGAAAATTTAGTAGTCGAGGCAGTGAGCGATCGCGCTTTAGAAAATATTGATATAGTGTTAGCCAGTGCAGGTGGTTCCACATCGAAAGCTTGGGCAGCCACAGCCGTCGCCAAAGGTGCAGTAGTCATCGATAACTCCAGCGCCTTTCGGATGCAAGCCGACGTACCCCTGATTGTCCCAGAGGTCAACCCCGAAGCCGCAGCCAACCACAAAGGCATCATTGCCAACCCCAACTGCACCACAATTTTGCTGACATTAGCAGTCTGGCCACTACATCAAGTGAAACCAGTACAACGCATTGTTGCAGCCACATACCAATCTGCCAGTGGTGCAGGAGCCAAAGCAATGGCAGAAGTCAAAACCCAAACTAGTGCTATCTTAGAGGGACAGTTGCCAGTAGCCGAGGTTTTACCCTATCCCTTGGCGTTTAACTTATTTCCTCACAACTCCCCATTACATGAATCAGGTTATTGTGAGGAAGAGTTGAAAATGGTCAACGAAACTCGCAAGATTTTTGGTACAGAACAAATCAGAATTACAGCAACTTGTGTACGGGTTCCCGTACTACGCGCTCATTCCGAAGCCATTAATCTAGAATTTGCTGAACCATTCCCAGCACAAGCAGCCAGAGAAATTTTAAGTAACGCCCCTGGAGTAAAATTATTAGAAGATTGGGAAAAAAATTACTTTCCCATGCCCATGGAAGCTAGTGGTCGAGATGAAGTTTTAGTGGGGAGAATTAGACAAGATATTTCTCACCCCTGTGGTTTAGAACTTTGGCTTTGTGGCGACCAAATTCGTAAAGGTGCAGCCCTAAATGCTGTACAAATAGCCGAGTTGTTGGTAGAAAAAAATTTACTCCAACCTGCAAAAGCTTATGTTGCATAA
- the tig gene encoding trigger factor, producing the protein MKVTQEKLPASQIGLEIEITPEITQKTYEKVIKNLANTVNIPGFRRGKVPRQVLVQRLGTTHIKAAALEELIQDGIEQAVKQESISAIGQPKLRSSFDDLISNYEPGKPLTFAAAVDVEPEVNLVQYTGLQAKAEEITYDSARVEEVLEKERQELATLIPVEGRAAQIGDVAVVDFQGVIAKAEDDDPAAEPEPIPGGEASDFQVELQEDKFIPGFVTGMVGMNPGETREVPAQFPDPYVNEALAGKAAIFTITLKEIKEKELPELNDDFAQEVSDFDTLEELRGSLVERYQKEAAEKTKGNQQEALLAELLKHIEVDLPETLIEREVDSMLTQTAMRLAQQGLDVKKLFTQDIIPQLRERSRTEAIERLKKSLALQEVGKRESIEVTPGEIQAKVQELLEQYPDEDIDTDRLQSVVENELLTEKIIDWLLANSTVELVPEGSLNSQESETTTPETEAESSETVTESTTDA; encoded by the coding sequence ATGAAAGTTACCCAGGAAAAACTTCCCGCCAGTCAAATTGGGCTGGAAATAGAGATTACACCAGAAATTACCCAGAAAACTTACGAAAAGGTAATTAAAAATTTAGCCAATACCGTGAATATTCCTGGGTTTCGTAGAGGCAAAGTACCCAGACAAGTATTGGTACAGCGATTAGGCACAACTCACATCAAAGCCGCAGCCTTAGAAGAATTAATTCAAGATGGGATTGAGCAAGCAGTTAAACAAGAATCCATCTCCGCCATTGGTCAACCAAAACTGCGTTCCTCTTTTGATGATTTGATTAGTAATTATGAACCAGGGAAACCCCTGACTTTTGCAGCTGCTGTGGATGTGGAACCAGAAGTTAATCTGGTGCAGTACACAGGGTTGCAAGCAAAGGCAGAGGAAATCACCTACGACTCAGCGCGGGTTGAGGAAGTTTTAGAAAAAGAACGTCAGGAACTAGCAACATTAATTCCTGTAGAAGGACGTGCAGCGCAAATTGGCGATGTGGCTGTAGTCGATTTTCAAGGTGTCATTGCTAAAGCTGAGGATGACGACCCAGCAGCAGAACCAGAACCCATTCCTGGGGGTGAGGCTAGTGACTTTCAAGTAGAATTACAGGAAGATAAGTTTATTCCTGGTTTTGTGACGGGAATGGTGGGGATGAATCCTGGGGAAACCAGAGAAGTGCCAGCCCAATTTCCAGATCCCTACGTGAATGAAGCATTAGCTGGCAAAGCAGCGATTTTCACGATTACGCTCAAAGAAATCAAAGAAAAAGAACTGCCGGAACTAAATGATGACTTCGCCCAAGAGGTGAGTGATTTTGATACCCTAGAAGAACTGCGTGGGTCTTTAGTAGAGCGTTATCAGAAAGAAGCGGCAGAAAAAACTAAAGGCAATCAGCAAGAAGCATTGCTGGCAGAATTGCTCAAACACATAGAGGTAGATTTACCTGAAACCCTGATTGAGCGAGAAGTAGACTCGATGCTGACCCAAACAGCCATGCGACTAGCCCAACAGGGTTTAGATGTGAAGAAATTATTTACCCAAGACATTATCCCTCAATTACGTGAGCGATCGCGTACAGAAGCAATTGAGCGTCTGAAAAAGTCTCTCGCCTTACAAGAAGTGGGTAAACGTGAGTCGATAGAAGTCACTCCAGGCGAAATCCAAGCTAAGGTGCAAGAACTGCTGGAGCAATACCCCGATGAGGATATTGACACAGATAGATTGCAATCAGTGGTAGAGAACGAACTTTTGACCGAAAAAATTATCGATTGGCTCCTGGCCAACTCTACCGTAGAACTTGTACCTGAAGGCTCATTAAATAGCCAAGAATCAGAGACAACTACACCAGAGACTGAGGCAGAAAGTTCGGAAACTGTCACAGAATCAACAACAGACGCTTAA